One window from the genome of Enterobacteriaceae bacterium Kacie_13 encodes:
- the rfaQ gene encoding putative lipopolysaccharide heptosyltransferase III, whose protein sequence is MPNSEAKYAAFTPRRILLVKLRHHGDMVLTTPVINRLHQHYPDAEIDVLLYKETRPILSEHPALSIIHVIDRTWKKQGIRYQLQQELLLLKAVRARHYDLVINLADQWRSSLLSMLTGAKVRLGFDYKKRRSFLWRAGHTHLVTTENHGKLHTVEQNMSILSALGLSVEDAQTSMHYSESDKAFCQQLLKKNKVDGGYIVIQPTSRWIFKCWDDDKFASVIDGLGDTGMTIVMTAGPDKKELEMVRKIQDLTHNPQIISVAGQLSLTQLAAMIDGAKLFIGVDSAPMHMAAALNTPCVALFGPTKMQHWRPWGNNNTTIWAGDYAPLPTPDSIDTKTQQRYLHAIPVSDVLDAARSYLHG, encoded by the coding sequence ATGCCTAACTCCGAAGCCAAATATGCAGCGTTCACCCCCAGAAGAATTCTGCTGGTCAAACTCCGTCATCACGGAGATATGGTGCTGACGACGCCGGTGATAAACAGGCTCCACCAACATTATCCTGATGCTGAAATTGACGTGCTTTTATATAAAGAAACACGACCAATTCTGAGCGAACATCCTGCCCTCTCCATTATTCATGTCATTGACAGAACATGGAAAAAACAAGGTATTCGCTATCAACTGCAGCAGGAGTTGCTGTTACTTAAAGCCGTGCGTGCGCGACATTATGATCTGGTCATCAACCTCGCCGATCAGTGGCGTAGCTCTCTGCTTTCGATGCTTACCGGCGCGAAGGTCAGGCTGGGCTTTGACTACAAAAAACGTCGCTCTTTTCTCTGGCGCGCAGGCCATACCCATCTGGTGACCACCGAAAACCACGGTAAATTGCATACTGTCGAGCAGAACATGTCAATTCTGTCTGCACTCGGCCTGTCTGTTGAAGATGCCCAAACGTCGATGCATTATTCAGAAAGTGATAAGGCATTCTGTCAGCAGTTGCTGAAGAAAAATAAGGTCGATGGCGGATATATTGTGATTCAGCCTACGTCGCGCTGGATTTTTAAATGCTGGGACGACGACAAATTTGCCAGTGTCATCGACGGATTAGGTGATACTGGAATGACTATCGTCATGACCGCTGGCCCTGATAAAAAAGAGCTGGAGATGGTGCGTAAGATTCAGGATCTCACACATAACCCTCAGATAATTTCTGTCGCTGGCCAGTTATCGCTGACGCAACTGGCTGCCATGATTGATGGCGCAAAGCTGTTTATCGGGGTAGATTCCGCACCGATGCACATGGCTGCGGCGTTGAACACACCTTGCGTTGCGTTATTCGGACCAACGAAAATGCAGCACTGGCGTCCGTGGGGCAACAACAACACCACAATTTGGGCCGGTGATTACGCACCACTGCCAACGCCTGATTCCATCGATACGAAAACACAGCAACGTTACCTGCATGCCATTCCGGTCAGCGATGTGCTGGATGCAGCCAGGAGTTATTTGCATGGCTGA
- the kbl gene encoding glycine C-acetyltransferase gives MSVSFYRQLEDQLDQARVDGLFKEERILTTPQQPEVSVAGGKPVINFCANNYLGLANHPALIQAAKAGLDSHGFGMASVRFICGTQDTHKELEHRLADFLGMDDAILYSSCFDANGGLFETLLGEEDAIISDALNHASIIDGVRLCKAKRYRYANNNMAELEARLQQAKDDGARHILVATDGVFSMDGVIANLKGVCDLAERFDALVMVDDSHAVGFVGAEGRGTHEYCDVMGRVDIITGTLGKALGGASGGYTAARQEVIDWLRQRSRPYLFSNSLAPSIVAASIEVLSMLEKGSELREKLLSNSKLFREKMTTAGFTLAGADHAIIPVMLGEARLAQDFAAQLQQEGIYVTGFFYPVVPQGQARIRTQMSAAHTKEQIEHAVDAFTRIGKKLGVIA, from the coding sequence ATGTCTGTTTCGTTTTATCGCCAATTGGAAGACCAGCTCGATCAGGCGCGGGTTGATGGATTGTTTAAGGAAGAACGCATTCTCACCACGCCACAGCAGCCAGAGGTTTCGGTTGCCGGTGGAAAGCCGGTCATTAATTTTTGCGCGAATAACTATCTCGGTCTGGCGAACCATCCCGCATTAATTCAGGCGGCGAAGGCCGGGCTCGACAGCCACGGTTTTGGCATGGCCTCGGTGCGTTTTATCTGCGGCACACAAGATACGCATAAAGAACTCGAACATCGTCTGGCGGATTTTCTCGGTATGGACGATGCCATTCTGTATTCCTCCTGTTTCGATGCTAACGGCGGTTTATTTGAAACGCTGTTAGGTGAAGAAGACGCGATTATCTCCGATGCACTTAATCATGCGTCGATCATCGACGGCGTGCGTCTGTGCAAAGCCAAACGCTATCGTTACGCCAACAACAATATGGCCGAGCTGGAAGCCCGCTTGCAGCAGGCCAAAGACGATGGCGCGCGGCACATTCTGGTGGCGACCGACGGTGTGTTCTCAATGGATGGCGTGATTGCCAACCTCAAAGGCGTGTGTGATTTGGCCGAGCGTTTCGATGCGCTGGTGATGGTGGATGATTCCCATGCTGTCGGTTTTGTCGGCGCAGAAGGGCGGGGAACGCACGAATATTGTGATGTCATGGGGCGTGTGGACATTATTACGGGTACGCTCGGGAAAGCGCTGGGGGGAGCATCCGGCGGTTATACTGCGGCGCGTCAGGAGGTGATCGACTGGCTGCGTCAGCGCTCGCGTCCTTATCTCTTCTCGAACTCTTTAGCACCGTCGATTGTTGCTGCATCTATTGAAGTTTTGTCGATGCTCGAAAAAGGCAGCGAACTGCGCGAAAAGCTTCTCTCCAATTCCAAATTGTTCCGTGAAAAAATGACCACTGCCGGATTTACGCTGGCCGGTGCAGATCATGCCATTATCCCAGTCATGCTCGGCGAGGCGCGTCTGGCGCAGGATTTCGCCGCTCAGCTGCAACAGGAGGGGATTTACGTCACCGGTTTCTTTTATCCGGTCGTGCCTCAGGGACAGGCACGTATTCGTACCCAGATGTCCGCAGCGCACACGAAGGAACAGATTGAACACGCCGTGGACGCCTTCACCCGTATCGGCAAAAAACTTGGCGTGATCGCCTGA
- a CDS encoding O-antigen ligase family protein — MIKNWLSAVNKISMDDKLAAIFFLFISVSISFFMYSGEVTRNFFYIITYIAIIYFIFITLKKEKKIHFYVFSWIVFTLGLSKLLWVMLTTNEQYPLIAYHYQISGKRLILAAFVLYAIEHNLHKWKVSISTLRIGVTIMTLLFIVISVSHIIFYLKTGERIKINSDAPTSGAYTFTIFSLLLMYSLKYHVLKHYRLPCLIIMTMTFAVLAATETRSAIMLFVLFSVGSIIIDFAKSSHTSKVIYGFAIGGLILAGALSGHPYYNRVLDRIDNLQTEVTSYNQGDRNTSVGARFSMWRAGIDVFKQHPMGQSADSRNALATTFINQHEGGNPEAIRNLQFHLHNDIIDTLSLQGIFGGILMLLFFAVLLLYPFKLVPKGYEFLLLSVPVIYFSQGDTQFYNRESPYFVVLVFGYLLMLRMCHRISLEKK, encoded by the coding sequence ATGATCAAGAACTGGCTATCAGCAGTTAATAAAATATCCATGGACGATAAATTGGCTGCAATTTTCTTCCTATTTATATCGGTATCCATTTCATTTTTTATGTACTCAGGTGAGGTTACACGTAACTTCTTCTATATCATCACCTATATCGCCATTATCTATTTCATCTTCATTACCTTAAAAAAAGAAAAGAAAATCCATTTTTATGTTTTCTCATGGATTGTTTTTACTTTGGGCCTCAGTAAATTACTTTGGGTAATGTTAACTACAAATGAACAATACCCGTTAATTGCTTACCATTATCAGATCAGCGGTAAACGGCTGATATTGGCCGCCTTTGTCCTTTACGCGATAGAACATAACTTACACAAATGGAAAGTGTCCATTTCAACGCTGCGTATTGGTGTCACCATCATGACGTTGCTTTTTATCGTTATTTCCGTTTCGCATATTATTTTTTATTTAAAAACCGGCGAAAGAATAAAAATCAACTCGGATGCTCCCACATCCGGGGCGTATACCTTCACTATTTTCTCACTTCTGCTTATGTATAGTCTGAAGTACCATGTCCTGAAGCATTACAGGCTACCCTGTCTTATTATCATGACAATGACTTTTGCTGTACTGGCGGCAACAGAAACCCGCTCAGCTATTATGCTGTTTGTATTATTTAGTGTTGGCAGCATTATTATCGACTTTGCCAAAAGCTCTCATACCTCGAAAGTAATTTACGGTTTCGCTATCGGCGGTTTAATTTTGGCCGGGGCTCTCTCTGGACATCCTTATTACAACAGAGTTTTAGACCGTATTGATAATCTCCAAACCGAAGTGACATCCTATAATCAGGGCGACCGCAATACCTCAGTTGGAGCTCGTTTTTCAATGTGGCGTGCGGGAATAGACGTATTTAAACAACACCCGATGGGTCAGTCAGCGGATAGCCGTAACGCTCTGGCAACCACCTTCATCAATCAGCATGAAGGCGGTAATCCGGAAGCAATCCGCAACCTGCAATTCCATCTGCACAATGACATTATCGATACGCTCTCCTTGCAGGGGATTTTTGGTGGCATCCTTATGTTGTTGTTCTTCGCGGTTTTATTGCTGTATCCCTTCAAACTGGTACCCAAAGGATACGAGTTCTTACTGCTCTCGGTGCCGGTAATTTATTTCAGTCAGGGTGATACTCAGTTCTATAATCGCGAATCACCATATTTTGTTGTGCTGGTGTTTGGTTACTTGCTCATGCTGAGAATGTGTCACCGCATTTCGTTAGAGAAAAAGTGA
- the rfaC gene encoding lipopolysaccharide heptosyltransferase RfaC codes for MRVLIVKTSSMGDVLHTLPALTDALQAIPGIRFDWVVEEGFAQIPGWHPAVDRVIPVAIRRWRKNWFGSETRQQRCDFKREVQSQTYDAVIDAQGLIKSAALITRVAKGEKHGQDCKSAREPFASWFYNHRHEIDKKQHAVERTRVLFAKSLGYEKPSAQGDYAIAARFLSRLPANAGQYLVFLHATTRADKHWPESHWRELIGMLSAQQIRIKLPWGAEHEYQRALRLAEGFPHVEVLPKLSLEKVAEVLAGAKAVISVDTGLSHLTAALDRPNITLYGPTDPGLIGGYGQNQFILKAEKNSLENLPAERVFEQLNDVMSVEKETNRP; via the coding sequence ATGCGGGTTCTCATCGTCAAAACATCGTCAATGGGTGACGTATTGCACACGCTTCCTGCACTGACAGATGCGTTACAGGCTATTCCGGGGATCCGCTTTGACTGGGTCGTGGAAGAGGGTTTTGCGCAGATTCCTGGCTGGCACCCGGCGGTCGATCGCGTTATTCCAGTTGCCATACGGCGCTGGCGTAAAAACTGGTTCGGTTCTGAAACCCGCCAGCAGCGCTGTGACTTCAAACGTGAAGTACAGTCTCAGACTTACGATGCTGTGATTGATGCACAAGGTTTGATCAAAAGTGCAGCACTGATCACCCGCGTCGCTAAAGGTGAAAAACACGGGCAGGACTGCAAAAGTGCTCGTGAGCCCTTTGCCAGCTGGTTTTACAATCATCGCCATGAAATCGATAAAAAACAGCATGCGGTTGAACGCACCAGAGTACTGTTTGCCAAAAGTCTGGGCTATGAGAAACCTTCAGCTCAGGGTGATTACGCCATTGCGGCCCGCTTCCTCTCGCGCCTTCCCGCCAATGCAGGCCAGTATCTGGTATTTCTTCATGCTACCACGCGCGCTGACAAACACTGGCCGGAATCACACTGGCGGGAGTTAATCGGCATGCTGAGTGCGCAACAAATTCGCATTAAACTCCCCTGGGGCGCCGAGCACGAATATCAGCGGGCACTGCGTCTGGCGGAAGGCTTTCCGCACGTGGAAGTTCTGCCAAAATTAAGTCTGGAAAAAGTCGCCGAAGTGCTGGCTGGCGCGAAAGCCGTCATCTCCGTCGATACCGGCTTAAGCCATCTGACTGCAGCACTGGATCGCCCTAACATCACGCTCTACGGGCCAACGGATCCGGGATTAATTGGTGGCTACGGACAAAATCAGTTCATCCTGAAAGCTGAGAAAAATTCGCTGGAGAATCTGCCGGCAGAGCGCGTATTTGAGCAGCTGAATGACGTGATGTCCGTCGAAAAGGAAACGAACCGGCCATGA
- the rfaF gene encoding ADP-heptose--LPS heptosyltransferase RfaF gives MKILVIGPSWVGDMMMSQSLYRTLKVAHPDAQIDVMAPAWCRPLLDRMPEVNQALAMPLGHGALELGERRRLGISLRDENYQRAYVLPNSFKSALVPFFAHIPLRTGWRGEMRYGLLNDLRVLDKAAFPLMVQRYAALGYDAAQIHTAEDLPQPILWPKLQVSETEITAVNASFAIDIARPLIGFCPGAEFGPAKRWPHYHYAALAEKLIAEGQQVVLFGSAKDHAAGEQIRLALTESAQPFCLNLAGKTSLDQAVVMIAACNAVVSNDSGLMHVAAALDKPLVALYGPSSPDFTPPLSHQAKVIRLITGYHKVRKGDAEEGYHQSLIDIQPEQVHQELVLLLGTRKEQ, from the coding sequence ATGAAAATACTGGTAATTGGGCCGTCATGGGTCGGTGACATGATGATGTCACAAAGTCTTTACCGCACCCTGAAAGTGGCGCACCCGGACGCACAAATTGACGTGATGGCACCCGCATGGTGCCGTCCACTGCTCGACAGAATGCCTGAAGTGAATCAGGCGCTGGCGATGCCGCTGGGTCATGGCGCACTGGAATTGGGTGAGCGCCGCCGTCTGGGCATTTCTCTGCGCGACGAAAATTATCAGCGTGCCTACGTGTTACCCAACTCGTTTAAATCCGCGCTGGTACCGTTCTTTGCGCATATTCCTCTGCGAACCGGGTGGCGCGGCGAAATGCGCTACGGCCTGCTCAATGATTTACGCGTGCTGGATAAAGCCGCTTTCCCATTGATGGTTCAGCGCTACGCTGCGCTGGGCTACGATGCTGCGCAAATCCACACGGCCGAAGATCTGCCACAGCCGATTCTGTGGCCAAAATTGCAGGTCTCTGAAACAGAAATCACCGCAGTTAACGCCTCTTTTGCCATCGATATCGCACGGCCATTAATCGGTTTTTGCCCCGGCGCAGAATTCGGCCCGGCAAAACGTTGGCCGCATTATCATTACGCCGCGTTAGCAGAAAAACTGATCGCCGAAGGTCAGCAGGTGGTTTTGTTTGGCTCCGCCAAAGATCATGCCGCAGGCGAGCAAATTCGCCTTGCGCTTACTGAAAGCGCACAGCCTTTCTGTCTTAATCTGGCCGGAAAAACCTCACTGGATCAGGCGGTGGTAATGATCGCTGCCTGCAACGCCGTTGTCAGTAATGACTCCGGCCTGATGCACGTTGCTGCCGCGCTGGATAAGCCACTTGTTGCGCTCTATGGCCCTAGCAGTCCTGATTTCACGCCACCACTCAGCCATCAGGCAAAAGTTATCCGCCTGATCACCGGCTATCATAAAGTCCGCAAAGGTGATGCTGAAGAAGGCTATCACCAAAGCCTGATCGATATTCAGCCAGAGCAGGTCCATCAGGAATTGGTTTTGTTACTGGGCACAAGGAAGGAGCAGTAA
- the rfaD gene encoding ADP-glyceromanno-heptose 6-epimerase, whose product MIIVTGGAGFIGSNIIKSLNDMGYRDILVVDNLKDGTKFVNLVDLDIADYCDKEDFIASIVAGDDLGDIDAIFHEGACSSTTEWDGKYMMDNNYQYSKDILHFCLDRSIPFLYASSAATYGSQSTSFVEERQYEQPLNVYGYSKFLFDQYVREILPHAESQICGFRYFNVYGPREGHKGSMASVAFHLNNQINAGENPKLFSGSEGFKRDFIYVGDVAAVNLWFWQNGVSGIFNCGTGRSESFQAVADAVVAYHKSGDIEYIPFPEKLKGRYQSFTQADMTALRKAGYDKPFKTVAEGVTEYMSWLNRTV is encoded by the coding sequence ATGATAATCGTCACTGGCGGCGCTGGTTTTATCGGCAGCAATATAATTAAATCGCTCAATGATATGGGATACCGCGATATTTTAGTGGTCGACAACCTGAAAGACGGCACCAAATTCGTCAATCTGGTCGATCTGGATATTGCGGATTACTGCGATAAAGAAGACTTCATCGCCAGCATCGTTGCCGGTGATGATCTGGGTGATATCGACGCTATCTTCCATGAAGGCGCGTGCTCGTCCACCACGGAGTGGGACGGCAAATACATGATGGATAACAACTATCAGTATTCGAAAGATATCCTGCATTTCTGTCTCGACCGTAGTATTCCTTTCCTGTACGCCTCTTCCGCTGCGACCTACGGCAGCCAGAGCACCAGCTTTGTTGAAGAACGTCAGTACGAGCAGCCGCTGAATGTGTACGGTTACTCTAAGTTCCTGTTTGACCAATATGTCCGTGAAATTTTGCCTCACGCTGAATCCCAGATCTGCGGATTCCGCTACTTCAATGTTTATGGCCCACGTGAAGGTCATAAAGGCAGCATGGCCAGCGTTGCATTCCATCTGAACAACCAAATCAACGCAGGTGAGAATCCTAAATTATTCTCCGGCAGCGAAGGTTTTAAACGTGATTTCATCTATGTCGGAGACGTCGCAGCAGTAAACCTGTGGTTCTGGCAAAACGGTGTTTCCGGTATTTTCAACTGCGGTACCGGCCGTTCAGAGTCTTTCCAGGCTGTGGCGGATGCCGTGGTTGCCTATCACAAATCAGGCGATATCGAATACATTCCTTTCCCGGAAAAACTGAAAGGTCGTTACCAGTCTTTCACGCAGGCAGATATGACAGCTTTGCGTAAAGCCGGTTATGACAAGCCGTTCAAAACGGTTGCCGAAGGTGTGACGGAATACATGAGCTGGCTCAACCGCACAGTCTAA
- a CDS encoding lipopolysaccharide heptosyltransferase family protein codes for MSYVIIFILLWPFKMLMKPFHRRTGRNLVIQTAKIGDFVNITPLLRYLNISDVLISKTVLPLAEHDATIGSIYLIEDYKKSLFSKIRLAFHLLNRYDNVYLLQPNSVNAFYAAFCNAPKKAFLIAYARKWYHNIFYWTADVVRMHRKTDFTLESYLKLANPTFTAASYKKHATWPLWIPANPLPELAKNDQIKIGISISAGNKAKTIPTDVWIKILNCLDGLPCQFYVFGPENEQSYLDPLLAKLTDNEYIISLIGKLKLHEVPHAISQMDVYIASDSGNVYIADAVETPMICLAGPCDLAEQHPTFAPLILKPEDPKLAPESFVFSAPYTFRHSAEELFSLSDAQLNQIRSFVISKTGQEQNHA; via the coding sequence ATGAGCTACGTGATAATTTTTATCTTGCTGTGGCCGTTCAAAATGCTGATGAAACCTTTTCATCGACGCACCGGGCGCAATTTGGTGATTCAAACCGCTAAAATTGGGGATTTCGTTAATATCACCCCGCTCCTGAGGTATTTAAACATCTCTGATGTACTCATCAGTAAAACGGTTTTGCCGCTGGCAGAACACGATGCAACGATTGGTTCCATTTATCTTATTGAAGATTATAAAAAATCCTTATTCAGTAAGATTCGTCTCGCGTTCCATTTACTCAATCGCTACGACAACGTATATCTGCTTCAGCCAAATAGCGTGAATGCTTTCTATGCCGCATTCTGTAATGCGCCAAAAAAAGCTTTTTTAATCGCGTATGCGCGCAAGTGGTATCACAATATTTTTTATTGGACAGCCGATGTTGTTCGCATGCACAGAAAAACGGATTTCACGCTGGAAAGTTACCTGAAACTGGCCAATCCCACTTTTACCGCAGCTAGCTACAAAAAGCATGCTACCTGGCCATTGTGGATCCCGGCAAATCCGCTTCCGGAGTTGGCAAAAAACGACCAGATAAAAATTGGTATCAGTATTTCTGCAGGGAACAAGGCAAAAACGATTCCGACTGACGTATGGATAAAGATACTGAATTGTCTGGATGGATTACCTTGCCAGTTCTATGTATTTGGTCCTGAAAATGAACAATCTTATCTCGATCCGCTGCTGGCAAAATTAACCGACAATGAATACATTATCAGCCTGATCGGTAAGTTAAAATTGCATGAAGTCCCCCATGCCATCTCACAGATGGATGTGTATATTGCTTCTGACTCGGGTAATGTTTATATCGCCGATGCGGTGGAAACGCCGATGATTTGCCTTGCAGGCCCTTGTGATTTGGCTGAACAGCATCCGACTTTTGCGCCATTAATTTTAAAGCCGGAAGATCCAAAGCTTGCGCCGGAATCTTTTGTTTTCTCAGCGCCCTATACGTTCAGGCACAGTGCGGAAGAACTCTTTTCGCTCAGTGATGCACAGTTGAATCAGATACGTTCTTTTGTCATCAGCAAAACAGGTCAGGAACAGAACCATGCCTAA
- a CDS encoding L-threonine 3-dehydrogenase has product MKALAKLKREEGIWMTDAPVPELGHNDLLIKIRKTAICGTDVHIYNWDAWSQKTIPVPMVVGHEYVGEVVGIGQEVKGFSLGDRVSGEGHITCGHCRNCRGGRTHLCRNAQGVGVNRPGAFAEYLVLPAFNAFKIPDNISDDLAAIFDPLGNAVHTALSFDLVGEDVLISGAGPIGIMAAAICKHVGARHVVITDMNEYRLELARKMGVTRAVNVSQQSLPEVMEELGMTEGFDVGLEMSGAPAAFRSMISAMNHGGRIAMLGIPSAEMAIDWNQVIFKGLFIKGIYGREMFETWYKMAALIQSGLDLTPLITHHFPIDDFQKGFDAMRSGHSGKVILDW; this is encoded by the coding sequence ATGAAAGCGTTAGCAAAACTGAAACGTGAAGAAGGTATCTGGATGACCGATGCGCCGGTACCGGAGTTAGGGCATAACGATTTGCTGATCAAAATCCGCAAAACGGCGATATGCGGTACTGATGTGCATATTTATAATTGGGACGCATGGTCACAAAAAACCATTCCCGTGCCGATGGTCGTCGGACATGAGTATGTCGGCGAAGTGGTCGGGATCGGGCAGGAAGTCAAAGGCTTCAGTTTGGGTGATCGTGTTTCCGGCGAAGGGCACATCACCTGCGGACACTGTCGCAACTGTCGCGGTGGCCGCACGCACCTTTGCCGTAATGCGCAGGGGGTGGGGGTTAACCGTCCCGGCGCCTTTGCGGAGTATCTCGTTTTGCCGGCGTTCAATGCCTTTAAGATCCCTGATAATATTTCAGATGATCTGGCCGCGATTTTCGACCCGCTCGGCAATGCCGTGCACACGGCATTGTCGTTTGATCTGGTCGGCGAGGATGTATTGATAAGCGGTGCCGGGCCGATAGGCATCATGGCAGCGGCCATTTGCAAACACGTCGGTGCGCGTCACGTGGTCATTACTGACATGAACGAGTACCGGCTGGAGCTTGCGCGTAAAATGGGCGTCACGCGCGCGGTGAATGTCAGCCAGCAAAGCCTGCCGGAAGTGATGGAAGAGCTGGGCATGACCGAAGGGTTTGATGTCGGGCTGGAAATGTCGGGCGCCCCCGCCGCCTTTCGCAGCATGATCAGTGCCATGAACCACGGTGGCCGAATTGCCATGCTGGGCATCCCTTCGGCAGAAATGGCCATCGACTGGAATCAGGTGATCTTCAAAGGTCTATTTATCAAAGGGATTTATGGCCGCGAGATGTTTGAAACCTGGTACAAAATGGCAGCGCTAATCCAGTCGGGATTAGACCTCACGCCACTGATTACCCATCATTTCCCGATTGATGACTTCCAGAAAGGCTTTGACGCTATGCGTTCTGGCCACTCCGGAAAAGTGATCCTTGACTGGTAA
- a CDS encoding sugar glycosyltransferase, protein MPNQEYLSYLEHKEELVNNLGVSELPVVHIAFGINNAYARGMGITVFSILENNPDLAFHIHVFGSPLDEKSKARLLELAVNRSIAITCYVFKDTAFADLPLIGRYPQAIYYRLFTPYILADVTSKLIYLDADTLCLGNYKELHEKDISRYTLAAVNDTERARNKLCPHLGLTSGNYFNSGFLYINIPLWIEKKTTERIIKTLAIHGTELNFPDQDALNIALEHEILLLPKKYNLVCDIILNKVGKKTPVPEDTILIHYTGKCKPWHRWGMGELASLYDQYYEKSPWRNVPHDMPVSYKEMKRYAQALWHERQYVNSLRWMVKYMNSKVFRNQSL, encoded by the coding sequence ATGCCTAATCAGGAATACCTGAGTTATCTTGAGCATAAAGAAGAGCTCGTTAACAATTTAGGGGTTTCAGAATTGCCGGTTGTCCATATCGCCTTCGGCATCAATAACGCGTATGCGCGCGGTATGGGCATCACTGTTTTTTCGATTTTGGAAAATAATCCAGACTTAGCTTTTCATATTCACGTGTTTGGAAGTCCGCTGGATGAGAAATCAAAAGCCCGGCTTCTCGAACTGGCCGTAAATCGTTCTATAGCCATCACCTGTTATGTTTTCAAAGACACTGCTTTTGCCGATTTGCCGCTAATAGGCCGCTACCCGCAGGCAATTTATTACCGCCTGTTTACTCCCTATATTCTTGCGGATGTAACATCGAAACTCATTTATCTTGACGCTGACACCTTGTGTTTAGGTAATTATAAAGAATTACATGAAAAAGATATCAGTCGCTACACGCTGGCTGCCGTAAATGATACCGAGCGAGCTCGCAACAAACTGTGCCCACATCTGGGGCTTACCAGCGGTAATTACTTTAACTCTGGATTTTTGTATATCAATATTCCGCTCTGGATTGAGAAAAAAACAACAGAGCGAATTATTAAAACGCTGGCAATCCATGGAACAGAATTAAATTTCCCGGATCAGGACGCACTTAACATTGCGCTTGAGCATGAGATTTTATTACTGCCTAAAAAATATAATCTTGTGTGTGACATCATCCTGAATAAAGTGGGTAAAAAAACACCCGTTCCGGAGGACACAATCCTGATTCATTACACAGGTAAATGTAAGCCGTGGCATCGTTGGGGAATGGGTGAATTAGCCAGTCTTTATGATCAGTACTATGAGAAATCACCATGGCGTAATGTTCCTCATGATATGCCGGTTTCTTACAAAGAGATGAAACGTTATGCGCAGGCGCTCTGGCACGAACGTCAATATGTGAACAGCTTGCGTTGGATGGTTAAGTATATGAACAGTAAGGTTTTTAGGAATCAATCTTTATGA
- a CDS encoding glycosyltransferase, whose protein sequence is MTPTTMPEDIRLSAIIPLYNAGEMFRNFMDSLIAQTLSSLEIIIVNDGSTDGSDQVAREYAEKYPHITVISQPNGGVSRARNAGLNIAKGRYVTFPDADDILNPQMYQTLIDMCEQDDLDVAQCNGERYFVGSEKVKPIIPADRLTSTAVMDGATWLKTALATNRYLHVVWLGVYRLALIKKHQLYFEPGLHHQDIPWTTEVMFNAQRVRYTQKILYRYYIHGQSISNQKRTGMKNVEYQRHYLKIAKMLDELNQRYKSKIKIYAEFPRQVTREALTVCHSVRREPDPAAQKAMIDDIYSSGTRQIMMRNARGLKQWWQLLLWLKRLHTLRKRLA, encoded by the coding sequence ATGACCCCGACAACGATGCCTGAAGACATCAGGCTTAGCGCGATCATCCCCTTATACAACGCCGGGGAGATGTTCAGAAACTTCATGGATTCGCTGATCGCCCAGACGCTGAGCAGCCTTGAAATCATCATTGTGAATGATGGTTCAACCGATGGTTCCGATCAGGTTGCACGAGAATATGCCGAAAAATATCCACATATTACGGTGATCAGCCAGCCTAACGGCGGCGTTTCACGCGCGCGCAATGCCGGTTTGAACATCGCCAAAGGCCGTTATGTTACCTTCCCCGATGCCGATGACATACTCAATCCGCAGATGTACCAGACGTTAATTGATATGTGTGAACAGGATGACTTAGATGTCGCACAGTGCAACGGTGAGCGTTACTTCGTCGGGTCAGAAAAAGTAAAACCGATTATTCCTGCCGATCGATTAACTTCAACGGCTGTCATGGATGGCGCAACCTGGCTTAAGACGGCTCTGGCAACCAACCGCTATCTGCATGTTGTCTGGCTCGGTGTTTATCGCCTGGCACTGATTAAGAAACATCAACTCTATTTTGAACCCGGTTTACATCATCAGGATATTCCCTGGACGACCGAAGTCATGTTCAACGCTCAGCGAGTGAGATATACCCAGAAAATACTTTATCGATATTACATCCATGGGCAGTCAATCAGTAATCAGAAACGTACCGGGATGAAAAATGTTGAGTATCAGAGGCACTATCTGAAGATAGCTAAAATGCTGGATGAACTGAATCAGCGTTATAAAAGCAAAATCAAAATCTATGCTGAGTTTCCAAGACAGGTGACGCGCGAAGCATTAACCGTGTGTCACTCCGTCCGCAGGGAGCCCGATCCTGCCGCGCAAAAGGCCATGATTGACGATATCTACTCCAGCGGCACTCGCCAGATAATGATGCGTAATGCACGCGGCCTTAAGCAGTGGTGGCAATTGTTGTTGTGGCTAAAACGCCTCCACACGCTGCGTAAACGTCTCGCCTGA